One genomic region from Chelmon rostratus isolate fCheRos1 chromosome 11, fCheRos1.pri, whole genome shotgun sequence encodes:
- the ntpcr gene encoding cancer-related nucleoside-triphosphatase: MFKHVFLTGPPGVGKTTLVQKACEALVSSGVGVEGFYTEEVREGGRRVGFDVVTVTGERGHLSRIRDITGPSHSRREYTVGQYVVDLPSFENLALPLFSNVGAADGGSRKVFVIDEIGKMELFSQSFIRSVRQTLDSSSCTILGTIPIPKGKPLGLVEEVRSRRDVRVFTVSKENRNALLQDLLAALQDCLRQTT, encoded by the exons ATGTTCAAACACGTTTTTCTGACAGGACCTCCAG GTGTGGGGAAAACCACCCTGGTCCAGAAGGCCTGTGAGGCCTTAGTGTCATCTGGCGTGGGAGTTGAAGGCTTTTACACAGAGGAGGTCAGGGAGGGAGGCCGGAGAGTCGGCTTTGATGTAGTCACAGTGACAGGAGAGAGGGGCCACCTGTCCAGAATCAG AGACATTACGGGTCCATCTCATAGCAGACGGGAATACACAGTCGGCCAGTATGTGGTTGACTTGCCTTCATTTGAAAACCTGGCTCTCCCCCTCTTCAGCAAT GTCGGGGCAGCGGATGGGGGCAGCAGGAAGGTGTTTGTCATTGACGAGATTGGCAAAATGGAGCTCTTCAGTCAGTCGTTCATCAGATCGGTGAGACAGACTTTAGACAGCTCTTCCTGTACCATCCTGGGCACCATCCCCATTCCTAAGGGTAAACCACTGGGGCTCGTTGAAGAGGTACGGAGCAGGAGAGATGTCAGGGTCTTCACG GTGTCgaaggaaaacagaaatgctCTTCTCCAAGACCTTTTAGCAGCACTACAAGATTGTCTAAGACAAACAACCTAA